A window of Sphingobacterium sp. SRCM116780 contains these coding sequences:
- a CDS encoding McrC family protein codes for MKSITSYEFGQSFGITSRKILEQYLYAVWNSHYSYEEESAISKNITENIQSRQGILRFDGNTARARNFIGFIQTEHESIEIYPKVFREADMEKRMMLQHLFYWFDYCRKWKFPFTNVNLSDLQDVDLPELIINLIASQLYEVISTNPISLYQDMEEAMSKPKGSLNFSRYISNSMANGNFHMLECDHQPMEYDNRLNRTIKYVARLLLSKTRFHETRQKLDDIIFLLDEVEDQVCNTTFLDNIPISPFYQEYQTTIGLCRMVLEQHIYNHHYEDSKHWSLLLPMEYVFEDFIAGFLERHFSEDWEVKYQKSEMYLTDQQIFQMQHDIFLTSKKYRKAKIILDTKYKLRGSFKNDKKRGIAQSDLYQMTSYAFRRGINNVVLLYPNQSDSINSPDVFHISEPSLSQVIKVTAVEIPFWSSTGHHNIHSQLYSTLNSLLSNFS; via the coding sequence ATGAAATCCATAACTAGTTACGAATTCGGTCAATCTTTTGGCATCACTTCAAGAAAGATATTGGAGCAATACCTTTATGCAGTTTGGAATTCACACTATAGTTATGAGGAAGAAAGTGCAATCTCGAAAAATATAACAGAGAATATCCAATCCCGACAAGGTATACTCCGCTTTGATGGTAATACAGCTCGAGCAAGAAATTTCATTGGGTTTATTCAAACCGAACACGAATCCATCGAGATATATCCGAAAGTATTTCGCGAAGCTGATATGGAGAAGCGTATGATGCTCCAGCACCTCTTTTATTGGTTTGACTATTGCCGAAAGTGGAAATTTCCGTTTACTAACGTAAATCTGAGTGATTTACAAGATGTCGATCTGCCAGAATTGATCATAAATCTAATTGCCAGTCAGTTATATGAGGTTATCTCTACAAATCCCATTTCACTTTATCAAGATATGGAAGAAGCGATGTCAAAACCTAAAGGCTCGCTAAACTTCAGCCGTTATATTTCAAATAGCATGGCCAATGGTAACTTTCATATGTTAGAATGTGACCACCAACCAATGGAATATGATAATAGACTCAACAGAACCATTAAATATGTTGCACGGTTATTATTATCAAAAACTCGATTTCACGAAACCCGTCAGAAACTCGACGACATTATTTTTTTGTTGGATGAGGTAGAAGATCAAGTCTGCAACACCACTTTTTTAGACAATATTCCAATCAGTCCATTTTATCAGGAATACCAAACAACAATCGGCCTTTGCCGTATGGTGTTAGAACAACATATCTATAACCACCATTACGAAGATTCAAAACATTGGTCGTTACTTTTACCAATGGAATACGTATTTGAAGATTTTATCGCAGGGTTCTTAGAAAGACATTTTTCGGAAGACTGGGAAGTGAAATATCAAAAGTCAGAAATGTATTTGACCGACCAACAAATATTTCAAATGCAACATGATATTTTTTTAACATCCAAAAAATATCGGAAAGCCAAAATTATCTTAGACACCAAATACAAGTTACGAGGTAGTTTTAAGAATGATAAGAAAAGAGGGATAGCCCAAAGTGATTTGTACCAAATGACATCCTATGCATTCAGGAGAGGGATTAATAATGTAGTGCTTTTATACCCAAACCAATCTGATTCGATAAATTCTCCTGATGTATTCCATATTTCAGAACCAAGCCTTTCTCAAGTTATAAAGGTCACTGCTGTAGAAATTCCATTCTGGTCGAGTACCGGCCACCACAATATACACTCCCAACTTTACTCCACTTTGAATAGTTTACTGAGTAATTTTTCCTAA
- a CDS encoding McrB family protein, with the protein MSDPRYQLLKDFQAEWPYERIQRMTLKEYTNRNKNSFCYWLEAKSNDLGSIWGGSSFKFGIYEKDQKHKIYNTRGRKSDSEYAWYAKYGSTRDEAFEKVKSLLIEILHTVKKKDYTAIDGIDLGDTIKWKLAFIYSDFQILNVFSKPKLINICRELKLPLDKKDTFFELQDRILKTKPTHQDYFVFGDQFWRNIEPSKELIETLTALQINLTEYFEVLDKLMEELDIQRDSEKIYFNYEGPKKLILGIGQRYIFNLDTEGFRFISNEPVTDRYEKFDGIPTAFLNRTPIIKDIEKTIEIISASAGSILSNTIKSGFLKHDKTDLREMAFNKLFRNQVFNLLVPEQEPISTSSDTIMNFPLNQILFGPPGTGKTYNSIDKAVTITTGRSGTHAENKVEFDRLRKEGQIEFVTFHQGYSYEDFMVGIKPNADTEQLTFRPHKGIFYKIVEKAKANHIANKDKKTEIPSFERTFDDLIAPLEDGHHVEIPMKGGNAFTITDVDNGTIRFKKPNGSERHTLSVDTLKAIVEEKREFHSGLGAYYKPLVELIHSKQQPVAAPTPLKNYVIVIDEINRANISKVFGELITLLEDDKRMGAENALSLTLPNGEPDFSIPPNVYIIATMNTADKSIALVDIALRRRFEFEGRYPDYNVLEEPSRTILHKINDAIYARKKTADFLIGHGYFMKGEPLDTVLLKKVIPLLMEYFSGRTEEVQAILKSANINAEYNTQRYIWIVDTITGNEIHN; encoded by the coding sequence ATGTCAGACCCAAGATATCAACTATTAAAAGACTTTCAGGCCGAGTGGCCATACGAACGTATTCAGCGTATGACCCTTAAAGAATATACTAATCGAAATAAAAATTCCTTTTGCTATTGGTTAGAAGCCAAATCCAACGACTTGGGAAGTATATGGGGTGGTTCTTCTTTTAAATTCGGAATTTACGAAAAAGATCAGAAACACAAAATATATAATACCCGTGGTAGAAAGAGTGACAGCGAATATGCATGGTATGCGAAATACGGAAGCACCAGAGATGAGGCTTTTGAGAAAGTCAAATCTTTACTCATTGAAATATTACATACTGTTAAAAAGAAAGATTACACAGCTATTGATGGTATAGATCTTGGGGATACTATAAAATGGAAGCTTGCTTTCATTTACAGTGATTTTCAAATCCTGAATGTATTTAGTAAACCAAAGCTAATCAATATTTGTAGAGAGTTAAAGCTACCGTTAGATAAAAAGGATACATTTTTTGAGTTACAAGACCGAATACTAAAGACCAAACCAACACATCAAGATTATTTTGTATTCGGAGATCAGTTTTGGAGAAATATCGAACCTTCAAAAGAACTTATAGAAACGTTGACTGCATTGCAGATTAATTTGACTGAATACTTCGAGGTGTTAGATAAGTTGATGGAAGAACTGGATATTCAGCGAGATTCTGAGAAGATATATTTCAATTATGAGGGGCCCAAAAAGCTGATTCTAGGAATCGGTCAGCGTTATATTTTTAACTTGGATACCGAGGGATTTCGCTTCATAAGTAATGAACCGGTTACAGATCGTTATGAGAAGTTTGATGGAATACCAACAGCTTTTTTGAATCGTACCCCAATTATAAAAGACATTGAAAAAACAATAGAAATTATATCGGCTTCTGCTGGTAGCATACTTTCAAATACGATAAAATCTGGCTTCCTGAAGCATGACAAGACGGATTTAAGAGAAATGGCTTTCAATAAGTTATTTCGTAATCAAGTATTTAATCTATTAGTACCTGAACAAGAACCTATATCAACTTCAAGTGACACTATCATGAACTTCCCTCTCAATCAAATCCTTTTTGGCCCTCCAGGAACTGGAAAGACGTATAATAGTATAGACAAAGCTGTAACCATCACAACTGGTAGATCAGGAACTCACGCCGAAAACAAAGTTGAGTTTGATCGACTACGAAAAGAAGGACAAATTGAATTTGTTACCTTCCATCAAGGATATTCCTATGAAGATTTTATGGTCGGCATAAAGCCGAATGCAGATACAGAGCAATTGACTTTTAGGCCGCACAAAGGGATTTTCTATAAAATAGTAGAGAAGGCGAAGGCAAACCACATTGCTAATAAAGATAAGAAGACGGAAATACCCTCCTTTGAAAGAACCTTTGATGATTTGATAGCGCCGCTTGAAGACGGACATCATGTTGAAATACCGATGAAGGGAGGCAATGCATTTACTATTACAGACGTTGATAATGGTACCATCCGTTTTAAAAAACCAAACGGTTCCGAACGCCATACATTAAGCGTCGATACATTAAAAGCGATTGTAGAAGAAAAAAGAGAATTCCATTCAGGTCTAGGCGCTTATTATAAACCGCTCGTAGAGTTAATACACAGCAAGCAACAACCAGTTGCTGCTCCAACCCCTTTAAAAAATTATGTAATCGTTATTGACGAAATCAATCGTGCCAATATATCTAAGGTCTTTGGCGAACTGATCACCCTGCTCGAAGACGACAAGCGCATGGGGGCAGAAAATGCACTTTCCTTAACCTTGCCAAATGGCGAACCTGATTTTAGTATTCCACCTAATGTGTACATTATTGCTACTATGAATACCGCCGATAAATCGATTGCTTTAGTAGATATAGCGCTTCGCAGACGTTTTGAATTTGAAGGACGTTATCCAGATTATAATGTACTTGAAGAGCCGTCTCGGACTATTTTACATAAAATCAACGATGCCATATATGCACGTAAGAAAACTGCCGATTTTCTTATCGGGCATGGCTATTTTATGAAAGGGGAACCACTAGACACAGTATTGCTCAAAAAAGTTATTCCTCTGCTGATGGAATATTTCTCTGGACGTACAGAAGAAGTTCAAGCTATTTTAAAGTCAGCTAATATTAACGCAGAATATAATACGCAGCGTTACATCTGGATTGTAGACACGATTACAGGCAATGAAATCCATAACTAG
- a CDS encoding AAA family ATPase, whose amino-acid sequence MKIKNIYISKWRNIPEQKIFFDTDLTSLIIGQNGLGKSNLLEAMTLIFVAIANTDTDLNLSNFDSRYFSFEIEYLLKNRSIIITYGINSTYQIKIDNQIYKIREIKDGIDHFDHKILSRINADLIPDHFVTYYSGQNKRLEQILQKFEAIYIKGLKANKETSFLTNRRKFMYLKNFHSPILMLVLCIFKEVEKVSEKLYSKKVSNLLQYLGIESINSFSLTLNSPEWINKKNPHKTSEEEKIDNRFTEFIHMYLEDEEKYDYPFWNLKSSTDKLLKCLAYSCDLISYDNADDIKSISDFKETIEFNNIQIEEFKEHIIKYFDTPLELFYALESLVLLDILDIQNDLKFEIIKKATSTEANNLSYESLSEGENQLFIVLGIVLVTGTDETVFLLDEPDTYLNPKWQREYIHLLEDFNLEDDDSHIIATTHSPLLVQNIEGMENYRYDLILLCRNEDGTIQLDQNENVMRNWRIDQVLASKYFDLINTRPANMDSFMVKRSELLSKDNLTPEDYSFLKSIEENDLLPSGETLNDFKAMHLIHKAVKRLPKEND is encoded by the coding sequence ATGAAAATTAAAAATATTTATATTTCCAAATGGAGAAACATACCAGAGCAAAAAATATTTTTTGACACAGATCTCACTTCTTTAATCATAGGCCAAAATGGATTAGGTAAATCTAATTTACTAGAAGCTATGACCTTAATTTTTGTGGCTATTGCAAATACAGATACAGATTTAAATCTCTCTAATTTTGATAGTAGATATTTTTCTTTTGAAATAGAATATCTACTAAAAAACAGGAGTATTATAATCACATACGGAATCAATAGTACCTATCAAATTAAAATAGACAACCAAATTTATAAAATAAGAGAAATTAAGGATGGTATAGACCATTTTGATCACAAAATTCTTTCTCGAATAAATGCAGACCTAATTCCAGATCATTTTGTAACCTATTATTCTGGTCAAAATAAAAGATTAGAGCAAATACTTCAAAAATTTGAAGCTATATATATAAAAGGTTTGAAGGCTAATAAAGAGACTTCGTTTCTGACGAATAGAAGAAAATTCATGTACTTAAAAAACTTTCATTCACCAATATTAATGTTAGTACTGTGCATCTTCAAAGAAGTAGAAAAAGTAAGTGAAAAATTATATTCCAAAAAAGTTTCAAATCTATTACAATATCTAGGTATTGAGTCAATTAATTCATTTTCTTTAACCTTGAACAGTCCTGAATGGATTAACAAAAAAAATCCTCATAAAACAAGTGAAGAAGAAAAAATTGATAATCGATTTACAGAGTTTATTCATATGTACTTAGAAGATGAAGAAAAATATGATTATCCATTTTGGAACCTTAAAAGCTCAACTGATAAATTATTAAAATGCTTAGCATATTCATGTGATTTAATTTCTTACGATAATGCGGATGATATTAAATCTATATCAGATTTTAAAGAAACGATCGAGTTTAATAACATTCAAATAGAAGAATTCAAAGAACATATCATAAAATACTTTGATACGCCTTTGGAATTATTTTATGCATTAGAAAGTTTAGTCTTATTAGATATTCTTGATATCCAAAATGATTTAAAATTTGAAATAATAAAAAAGGCTACTTCAACTGAAGCAAATAATCTATCTTATGAATCCCTAAGTGAAGGAGAAAATCAATTGTTCATAGTATTGGGGATTGTTTTAGTGACAGGAACTGACGAAACGGTATTTCTATTAGATGAGCCTGACACCTATTTAAACCCCAAGTGGCAGCGAGAATACATCCATTTATTAGAAGATTTCAATCTAGAAGACGATGATTCACATATAATCGCCACTACCCATAGCCCTTTATTAGTCCAAAATATCGAAGGCATGGAAAATTACAGATATGACCTTATACTATTATGTCGAAATGAAGATGGTACAATTCAATTAGATCAGAATGAAAATGTAATGCGTAATTGGAGAATTGACCAGGTTTTAGCAAGTAAGTATTTTGACTTAATAAATACTAGGCCTGCTAATATGGATTCATTTATGGTAAAAAGATCAGAATTACTTAGTAAAGATAACTTGACTCCAGAAGATTATTCCTTTTTAAAATCTATCGAGGAAAATGATTTATTGCCAAGTGGAGAAACTTTAAATGATTTCAAAGCTATGCATTTAATTCACAAAGCTGTTAAAAGATTACCTAAAGAAAATGATTAA
- a CDS encoding restriction endonuclease subunit S has product MEKVLPKGWVETELGSVSEIVTGNTPSKSVTEYYGDDILWVKPGDFHGQKIIFKTEEKLSELGFQKSRKVPAGSILVTCIGNLGNISMASEDLATNQQINSIVIPHDKLSRKYIYYYSLTLKKWLIDNSTSTTISMVNKSVFEKAPVVFPPLAEQERIVTKLDKLFAQHEKIKAALDRIPQLLKDFRQQVLTQAVTGKLTEEWREGKDLEEWTTPMLKDVCFGFKYGSSSKSDDEGNVAVLRMGNLQNGKLDLSDLKYSNNMAEIQKYFLESGDVLFNRTNSPELVGKTSIYKGEIPAIYAGYLIKIENDRTILDSDYLNFYMNTPQVRTWCNEVKSDGVSQSNINAKKLADLEIPLPTLREQQEIVRRVESLFAKADAIEAHYQALKEKIDSLPQAFLHKAFKGELVPQLPTDGDAKDLLAEIIALKNESKKRK; this is encoded by the coding sequence ATGGAAAAAGTATTGCCGAAAGGCTGGGTAGAGACGGAATTGGGATCTGTAAGTGAAATAGTAACAGGAAACACTCCTTCAAAATCTGTTACAGAGTATTATGGGGATGATATACTTTGGGTGAAGCCTGGGGATTTTCATGGACAAAAGATCATTTTTAAAACAGAAGAAAAATTAAGCGAATTAGGTTTTCAAAAATCTAGAAAAGTTCCTGCTGGTTCTATCTTGGTAACATGTATTGGTAATTTGGGCAATATCTCAATGGCATCTGAGGATTTAGCAACAAATCAGCAAATTAATTCTATTGTTATACCTCATGATAAACTGAGTAGAAAGTATATTTACTATTATTCATTAACACTGAAAAAATGGCTTATTGATAATTCTACCTCAACCACGATTTCGATGGTCAATAAGTCTGTTTTTGAGAAAGCTCCAGTAGTATTCCCCCCACTAGCCGAACAAGAACGTATCGTCACTAAACTGGACAAACTCTTTGCCCAACACGAAAAGATAAAAGCAGCACTTGACCGTATTCCGCAATTACTAAAAGATTTCCGTCAGCAAGTGTTGACGCAGGCAGTCACCGGAAAACTAACTGAAGAATGGCGTGAAGGAAAGGATTTGGAAGAGTGGACAACCCCTATGCTTAAGGATGTTTGTTTTGGATTTAAGTATGGATCATCTTCTAAATCGGATGATGAAGGGAACGTTGCAGTTCTAAGAATGGGAAATTTGCAAAACGGAAAACTTGATTTATCAGACTTAAAATATTCAAATAACATGGCCGAAATCCAAAAATACTTTTTAGAATCAGGTGATGTATTATTTAACAGAACAAATAGCCCAGAGTTGGTGGGGAAAACTTCAATATATAAGGGGGAAATTCCTGCTATTTATGCAGGCTATCTAATAAAAATTGAAAATGATAGAACTATTCTAGATTCTGATTATTTGAATTTTTACATGAATACCCCCCAAGTTAGGACTTGGTGTAATGAGGTAAAGTCAGACGGTGTTAGTCAATCAAATATAAATGCTAAAAAATTAGCCGATCTAGAGATCCCACTACCGACTCTCCGAGAACAACAAGAAATCGTTCGTCGTGTTGAAAGCTTATTTGCTAAAGCAGATGCTATTGAAGCGCATTATCAAGCGCTAAAAGAGAAAATAGATAGCTTACCGCAAGCTTTTCTACACAAAGCCTTTAAAGGTGAATTAGTTCCTCAACTTCCTACAGATGGAGATGCAAAGGATTTGTTAGCGGAGATCATCGCTCTTAAAAATGAATCTAAAAAGAGAAAATAA
- a CDS encoding type I restriction-modification system subunit M yields the protein MSAEEIAQKLWNLCNVLRDDGVTYHQYLNELTYILFLKLSEVRKFENEIPEEYRWERFKSIKDNKELYDTYRELLATISAKTDNATIKEIYTNASSMLRKPVNLRTLVTAIDGIDWFEDTEKDQIATIYEELLEKNANEKKSGAGQYFTPRPLINVMVDLMVPKIGEKWNDPAAGTFGFMIAADHYLKEKTDNYFTLTEKDRQFQKYEAFSGYELVQDAHRLALMNAKLHGIESPIALADTLSQEGESFKGYDGVLANPPFGTKKGGERPTRTDLTFLSSNKQLNFLQHIYRSLHKDGKARAAVVLPDNVLFEDGDGLKIRRDLMDKCNLHTILRLPTGIFYAAGVKTNVLFFTREKTETGNTKNVWVYDMRTNAPSYGKRTPFTRAAFADFVKAYTGGTSIDEVKENWQGNIDEAKRAEIAKDDKRWQVFTREAVAAKADSLDIGLIADTSLTSSEDLGEPIDIAKEAMSELNAINKELEDLIKELS from the coding sequence ATGAGTGCTGAAGAAATTGCCCAAAAACTATGGAACCTCTGTAATGTCCTACGTGATGACGGAGTAACCTATCACCAATATTTGAATGAGTTAACATATATCCTTTTCCTTAAGCTTTCAGAGGTCAGGAAATTTGAAAATGAAATTCCAGAAGAATACCGTTGGGAGAGATTCAAATCTATAAAAGACAACAAAGAGCTATACGACACCTATCGTGAGTTACTGGCAACGATTTCGGCCAAAACAGATAATGCAACTATAAAAGAGATCTATACCAATGCTTCTAGTATGCTCCGCAAGCCCGTTAACCTGCGCACATTGGTGACTGCTATTGATGGTATCGATTGGTTTGAGGATACAGAGAAAGATCAGATTGCGACAATCTACGAAGAACTGTTAGAGAAAAATGCCAACGAGAAGAAATCTGGTGCTGGGCAATATTTCACACCTCGTCCTTTGATCAATGTGATGGTTGATCTCATGGTGCCCAAGATTGGTGAAAAATGGAACGACCCCGCAGCAGGTACTTTTGGGTTTATGATCGCAGCAGACCATTATCTCAAAGAAAAAACAGACAACTATTTCACGCTAACGGAAAAAGATAGACAATTTCAAAAATACGAAGCTTTTTCAGGTTACGAGCTCGTACAAGACGCTCACCGTTTGGCACTAATGAATGCCAAACTACATGGTATCGAGTCGCCCATAGCACTAGCAGATACTTTAAGCCAAGAAGGCGAATCCTTCAAAGGATACGATGGTGTATTAGCCAATCCACCTTTCGGAACGAAGAAGGGAGGTGAACGACCAACACGTACGGATCTAACGTTCTTAAGTTCCAATAAGCAACTGAATTTCTTACAGCATATCTACCGCTCGCTTCATAAGGATGGTAAAGCACGCGCTGCTGTAGTATTACCAGACAACGTATTGTTCGAAGACGGTGACGGTTTAAAGATTCGCCGCGACTTGATGGACAAGTGTAATCTACATACCATACTACGTTTACCCACAGGGATATTCTATGCTGCAGGTGTCAAGACCAACGTTTTATTTTTTACTCGAGAGAAAACCGAAACCGGCAACACCAAAAACGTATGGGTCTACGATATGCGTACCAATGCACCAAGCTATGGCAAGCGTACACCATTTACGCGTGCAGCATTTGCCGATTTCGTAAAAGCATATACTGGAGGAACTTCTATTGATGAAGTCAAAGAAAACTGGCAAGGTAATATTGACGAAGCTAAACGTGCAGAAATAGCCAAAGATGACAAGCGCTGGCAGGTCTTTACGAGAGAAGCAGTAGCGGCCAAAGCGGATTCGCTAGATATTGGCTTAATAGCAGATACTTCACTCACTAGCAGCGAAGATCTCGGAGAACCAATCGATATTGCTAAAGAAGCTATGTCGGAGCTGAATGCCATTAATAAGGAATTGGAAGATTTAATCAAGGAGTTGAGCTAA